The following are from one region of the Coffea eugenioides isolate CCC68of chromosome 2, Ceug_1.0, whole genome shotgun sequence genome:
- the LOC113761394 gene encoding uncharacterized protein LOC113761394 isoform X2 produces MTTTADNGASSPEKSNSAPPQGIVPAFNDDIVEKLKTLEETASPWIDYAFKQAQAAHKTIGHHLQDAIEVTKSRLDRIRTTSSAHFNQTLDSLQDAKSDFNAYEDLAIGKIRGPRRILYYKLRRLFASEQVLLSKADAKVKELRQSFEVLKAEAEKLEKAALQAEEEMTRGRTKLRQAGKQIQSVVRSAYKIERQAVGLKDVLRDLPSIEASRFRSQVSNLAKEAKKERRVLNKEVTKISNYGISV; encoded by the exons ATGACGACAACTGCCGACAACGGCGCATCATCACCGGAAAAATCAAACTCAGCGCCACCACAAGGAATAGTCCCCGCATTTAATGATGATATCGTGGAGAAATTAAAAACCCTAGAAGAAACCGCCTCGCCGTGGATCGACTACGCTTTCAAACAAGCTCAAGCAGCTCATAAGACGATCGGGCACCACCTGCAGGATGCAATTGAGGTCACCAAATCTCGGCTGGACCGCATTCGCACCACCTCCTCCGCGCATTTCAATCAAACTCTA gaTTCTTTGCAAGATGCCAAGTCTGATTTTAATGCTTATGAGGACCTCGCTATTGGGAAGATTAGAG GGCCGAGGCGTATATTGTACTACAAATTAAGGCGCCTTTTTGCGAGTGAACAG GTGTTGCTTTCAAAAGCTGATGCAAAAGTCAAGGAATTGAGGCAATCATTTGAAGTTTTGAAGGCTGAAGCTGAAAAATTGGAG AAAGCAGCATTGCAAGCTGAGGAGGAGATGACACGTGGAAGAACAAAACTCAG ACAAGCTGGGAAACAAATCCAGAGTGTTGTTCGCTCAGCTTATAAGATAGAGAGACAAGCTGTGG GTTTGAAAGATGTTTTACGAGACCTCCCCAGCATAGAAGCTTCTCGTTTTCGATCGCAA GTTTCGAACCTTGCTAAAGaggcaaaaaaagaaagacGTGTTCTCAACAAAGAGGTCACAAAGATCAGCAATTATGGAATTTCTGTCTGA
- the LOC113761394 gene encoding uncharacterized protein LOC113761394 isoform X1, protein MTTTADNGASSPEKSNSAPPQGIVPAFNDDIVEKLKTLEETASPWIDYAFKQAQAAHKTIGHHLQDAIEVTKSRLDRIRTTSSAHFNQTLDSLQDAKSDFNAYEDLAIGKIREGFNLAAANPFIAAGSIFAVGLLGLKRPRRILYYKLRRLFASEQVLLSKADAKVKELRQSFEVLKAEAEKLEKAALQAEEEMTRGRTKLRQAGKQIQSVVRSAYKIERQAVGLKDVLRDLPSIEASRFRSQVSNLAKEAKKERRVLNKEVTKISNYGISV, encoded by the exons ATGACGACAACTGCCGACAACGGCGCATCATCACCGGAAAAATCAAACTCAGCGCCACCACAAGGAATAGTCCCCGCATTTAATGATGATATCGTGGAGAAATTAAAAACCCTAGAAGAAACCGCCTCGCCGTGGATCGACTACGCTTTCAAACAAGCTCAAGCAGCTCATAAGACGATCGGGCACCACCTGCAGGATGCAATTGAGGTCACCAAATCTCGGCTGGACCGCATTCGCACCACCTCCTCCGCGCATTTCAATCAAACTCTA gaTTCTTTGCAAGATGCCAAGTCTGATTTTAATGCTTATGAGGACCTCGCTATTGGGAAGATTAGAG AGGGCTTTAATCTTGCTGCTGCAAACCCATTTATTGCAGCAGGATCTATTTTTGCTGTAGGACTTCTTGGCCTGAAAA GGCCGAGGCGTATATTGTACTACAAATTAAGGCGCCTTTTTGCGAGTGAACAG GTGTTGCTTTCAAAAGCTGATGCAAAAGTCAAGGAATTGAGGCAATCATTTGAAGTTTTGAAGGCTGAAGCTGAAAAATTGGAG AAAGCAGCATTGCAAGCTGAGGAGGAGATGACACGTGGAAGAACAAAACTCAG ACAAGCTGGGAAACAAATCCAGAGTGTTGTTCGCTCAGCTTATAAGATAGAGAGACAAGCTGTGG GTTTGAAAGATGTTTTACGAGACCTCCCCAGCATAGAAGCTTCTCGTTTTCGATCGCAA GTTTCGAACCTTGCTAAAGaggcaaaaaaagaaagacGTGTTCTCAACAAAGAGGTCACAAAGATCAGCAATTATGGAATTTCTGTCTGA